The following are encoded together in the Brassica napus cultivar Da-Ae chromosome A9, Da-Ae, whole genome shotgun sequence genome:
- the LOC106368614 gene encoding selenoprotein H-like, whose product MAPPKSTGGGVKGKYVAAVATSTRQTRSMARQTRSQTKGRGGGNSTSSKLMNFESPEKRKRKTKAKEGGAATKKIKKEKEEAVVEDHVDEEEEEEEEEEEVSEKKTIVIEHYKQHKSFKERANKVKEGLENAVPGIIVTLNPLKPRRGCFEIREEGGESFITLLDMKKPFTPMTELDMEEVVSNIVERIK is encoded by the exons ATGGCGCCGCCGAAGAGCACCGGAGGAGGAGTTAAGGGGAAATATGTTGCGGCGGTGGCTACGTCGACGAGGCAGACTCGAAGCATGGCTCGCCAGACTCGGAGCCAAACTAAGGGACGCGGGGGTGGTAACTCGACATCCTCCAAGCTCATGAACTTCGAGTCTCCcgagaagaggaaaaggaagaCGAAAGCCAAGGAAGGTGGAGCGGCGACGAAGAAGatcaagaaagaaaaagaggaagCTGTGGTAGAAGACCACgtagacgaagaagaagaagaagaagaagaagaagaagaagtctctGAGAAAAAGACGATCGTGATCGAGCACTA CAAACAACACAAATCATTCAAGGAGAGAGCCAACAAGGTGAAGGAAGGTCTGGAGAATGCTGTTCCTGGCATCATTGTCACTCTCAATCCTCTTAAG CCAAGGCGTGGATGTTTTGAGATTCGAGAGGAAGGCGGCGAATCATTCATCACTCTTTTGGATATGAAGAAACCATTTACACCGATGACGGAACTTGATATGGAAGAGGTCGTCTCTAACATCGTAGAGAGGATTAAATGA
- the LOC106363689 gene encoding uncharacterized protein LOC106363689: protein METKSFKVEVIAHATPQGLSLGFLNSVSIRQSWEIEELLVDENDDGNITSLGSYPDPSFPDKPSVLRLRVQDFAPTTVHQLIHNRFNDPLLSRLITDQIVVESRRRDLPQGPLLMTVFVKFTKKDYVVMPCNSAPLTMTVEEPCAICLEDMSESGQAFCQPPGCVHVFHEDCFVKWLGRHDSCPLCRLSTNPLTNKPSRILEELTEACN, encoded by the coding sequence ATGGAAACCAAATCATTCAAGGTCGAAGTCATTGCACATGCAACACCTCAAGGTCTGTCCTTAGGTTTTTTGAACTCGGTGTCGATACGTCAAAGTTGGGAGATCGAAGAACTTCTCGTGGACGAGAATGACGACGGGAATATCACCAGTCTCGGCTCTTACCCCGATCCTTCTTTCCCCGACAAACCATCCGTCCTCAGACTCAGAGTCCAAGACTTTGCACCGACCACCGTTCATCAACTTATCCATAACCGATTCAACGACCCTCTCTTGTCTCGACTCATAACCGATCAAATCGTTGTTGAATCCAGACGGAGAGACCTACCACAAGGACCCTTGTTGATGACGGTGTTCGTCAAATTTACCAAGAAGGACTATGTAGTCATGCCTTGTAATTCTGCTCCCCTGACAATGACAGTAGAAGAACCGTGTGCCATCTGTCTAGAGGATATGTCGGAGTCGGGACAGGCCTTCTGCCAACCGCCGGGGTGTGTGCATGTGTTTCATGAAGATTGTTTCGTCAAGTGGTTGGGTCGACATGACTCATGCCCTCTCTGTCGCCTATCCACAAACCCGTTAACCAACAAACCGAGTAGAATTTT
- the LOC106365147 gene encoding fasciclin-like arabinogalactan protein 3, translated as MGLKASSSLLCLAILLGVSSIVSSVNITRALENYPEFSTMIELLAKTELTPIINKRQTITVLALSNDAIGSISGRPEEELKNILMNHVVLDYYDELKLKALKDKSTLLTTLYQSTGLGQQQNGFLNCSKANGKIVFGSAVKGAPLTAEYITTVFRNPFNLSVVQISMPIVAPGLGAPVKVPPPPPMTSPPAPAPKKAGATPAPGPAEEEDYADAPPGAAPETAPASAPSEDGSPAPAPENAGKKKMAAADEVEPPSSASNTGLRFGGALVLGFVASFSGF; from the coding sequence ATGGGTCTCAAGGcctcctcttctctcctctgtctCGCCATTTTACTTGGTGTCTCCTCCATTGTATCATCCGTTAACATAACCCGAGCACTAGAGAATTACCCTGAGTTCAGCACTATGATCGAGCTTTTGGCCAAGACCGAGCTCACACCAATTATCAACAAACGTCAGACAATCACCGTTCTGGCTCTTAGCAACGATGCTATCGGTTCCATCTCTGGTAGACCCGAGGAGGAGCTCAAGAACATTCTTATGAACCATGTGGTTCTTGACTACTACGATGAGCTCAAGCTCAAGGCTCTCAAGGACAAGAGCACATTGCTCACTACCCTTTACCAATCCACCGGTTTAGGCCAGCAGCAAAACGGTTTCCTCAACTGCTCCAAAGCTAACGGAAAGATTGTCTTCGGGTCTGCCGTGAAAGGCGCTCCTCTAACCGCTGAGTACATCACGACCGTGTTCCGTAACCCGTTCAATCTCTCTGTGGTCCAGATCAGCATGCCCATTGTGGCTCCTGGACTCGGGGCTCCGGTTAAggttcctccaccaccacccATGACTTCCCCACCGGCTCCAGCTCCCAAGAAGGCTGGAGCCACTCCAGCTCCTGGACCAGCTGAGGAGGAGGATTACGCAGACGCTCCTCCTGGTGCAGCTCCAGAAACCGCACCTGCATCAGCCCCATCAGAAGATGGTTCTCCTGCTCCGGCTCCAGAGAATGCTGGTAAGAAGAAGATGGCAGCAGCTGATGAGGTTGAACCACCTAGCTCTGCTTCTAACACCGGTTTGAGATTTGGTGGTGCTCTCGTTCTCGGGTTTGTGGCTAGCTTTTCTGGGTTCTAA